The genomic segment GGGCATTCCGAAGACCATAGATAATGATTTGCCCGAGACCGATTACACGCTTGGCTTCGATACCGCGGTTAATGTGGCGACCATGGAGACCGAGTATGTGAAGACATCCTCTATATCCCACGAGAGGATAAGCGTGGTTGAGGTGATGGGGAGGGAGGCCGGTTGGATAGCGTTATTCACCGGTTTATCCACAGGCGCCGATGCGATACTGATACCGGAGAAGCCCGTGGAGACCAGTGCATTAATCGAGAAGCTACGGCGCGCTTACGCGGAGAAGAAGTATGCATTAGTGGTGGTTTCCGAGGGCGTTAAGCAGGACGTGGGGGGACCAGTGGATGAGTATGGGCATGCCAAGCTCGGCGGTGTAGGTAATGAGCTTGCGCCGTATATAGAGAAGACCCTTGGCGTGGAGAGTAGGGCCACCGTGCTTGGCCACACGATAAGGGGTTCCCCGCCCTCCGCATTTGATAGGGTCTTGGCCGTTAGATTCGCGGCCGCGGCTTTTGATGCTGTTGAGGCGGGTAGGTTCGGCGTAATGGTTGCCCTTAAAGGTAATGATATAGTTAATGTAAGGCTTAGCGATATTGCTCACAGGAATAAGTTGGTGTCAGGTAAGTGGCTGGAGCTTCTTGATAAGTATTGGTCAATTTAGGCTTCACGCAATGCTTAAATAACCCTCCTTACTAGACTCATGTTCGGCAATGGCGAAGGGTTTGTATTACTATATAGGGGATCAATGGAGGAGAGCCAGGAACAGCGTTATT from the Thermocladium sp. ECH_B genome contains:
- a CDS encoding 6-phosphofructokinase; translated protein: MRIAILTGGGDAPGLNTAVYEFTRMAEKKHDVYLALHGWRGMLEGELVKAKSIDLLGSAXAGGTFIKTSRTNPFKDEARAKQLADSINRNGIDVIVAIGGDDTLGAAAEVQARGLANVVGIPKTIDNDLPETDYTLGFDTAVNVATMETEYVKTSSISHERISVVEVMGREAGWIALFTGLSTGADAILIPEKPVETSALIEKLRRAYAEKKYALVVVSEGVKQDVGGPVDEYGHAKLGGVGNELAPYIEKTLGVESRATVLGHTIRGSPPSAFDRVLAVRFAAAAFDAVEAGRFGVMVALKGNDIVNVRLSDIAHRNKLVSGKWLELLDKYWSI